The Halovulum dunhuangense genome includes the window GGACATCGAGATCCAGGCCGAGCAGATCGAGCGGATGCGCGAGCGGCTGGCGCATATCATCTCGAAGACCACGGGCACCGATATCGACCAGGTGCGCAAGGACATCGAGCGCGACAAGTGGATGACCACCGAGGAGGCGCAGGCCTATGGCATCCTGCACAAGGTGGTGCGCAGCGCGGACGAGTTGAAGTGACGCGCTGATCCCCGGGCGCCGCGCGGGTCGCGGCGCCGCATGCCTCCGGCGGGGATATTTGAAGAAAGTGGAAGGCGGGGGCCGCGCGCTCAGGCGGCGGGTCTTGCGAAGATATCCGCCATAAGGCGTTCGAGCATGGCCTGATCGTCCTTGGTGAAGGCGTCGGGGCGGTTGCTGTCGATGTCGAGGACGGCGATGAGGCGGCCTTCCGCGTCGAAGACCGGCACGACGATTTCCGAGCGGGTCGAGGACGAGCAGGCGATGTGGCCCGGGAAGGCGTCCACGTCGGGCACCAGTTGCGTGCGCCCCTCGCGCGCGGCGGCGCCGCAGACGCCCCGCGCGAACGGGATCACCAGGCAGCCATGGCCGCCCTGGTAGGGCCCGATCTTGAGCAGCCCCGGCGCCGTCACCCGGTAGAACCCCACCCAGTCGAAGCGGTCGTACGCGTGGTAGAGCTCGCAGGCGATGGTGGCCATCTTCGCGATGGCGTCGTCCTCGCCTTCGCAGAGGGCGTGGATGCGGGCGGTGACGCTGTCGGTCG containing:
- a CDS encoding GAF domain-containing protein; protein product: MDQNIAPTDSVTARIHALCEGEDDAIAKMATIACELYHAYDRFDWVGFYRVTAPGLLKIGPYQGGHGCLVIPFARGVCGAAAREGRTQLVPDVDAFPGHIACSSSTRSEIVVPVFDAEGRLIAVLDIDSNRPDAFTKDDQAMLERLMADIFARPAA